A portion of the Drosophila innubila isolate TH190305 chromosome 3L unlocalized genomic scaffold, UK_Dinn_1.0 0_D_3L, whole genome shotgun sequence genome contains these proteins:
- the LOC117786988 gene encoding protein artichoke — protein sequence MHSRQVLLLVLASAAICEVHTKDVRECEKQSHQNYVCREIESFEQLHQYIDEDWQSVKIVNEHTTIENDDKPLSKLSKLRNLDLSESGGLTLGGRGFQDLISLQQLNLSHCQLEELHDKQFAENASLVNLDVSHNDLQVIQQTLMRQLPNLVYANFSNNLIANVELDAFKELKYLQFLELTTNEQENITIGSNANLRYLSISNNNVRDFNWCRLRGLPQLQELHLHSNWLEVLDMGIFYALPQLRVLNVSNNNIYEIQRNLFIGPAPDVLPSLQLLDYSSNNVKVLEDYVFNRLHQLETLNLWGNQLNKISARAFRGLTQLRSLQLQNNHIRDLPNEVFANLTALQLLDVSKNKIRQLGANVFGCSVLRKLSYLDFSNNNIEQLHPLAFASLPFLQQLRLRRNKLISLDIRMFAPLRRLQLLTVSENRLMDIDEDVLATLDKLTELEINNNRLTFLAALNSPTFLPQLRHIHIEGNPWQCLCLDELTTWLHGQHVSYASSSSAYYIGRKPLCVVTPMEQCIRDLEAVRAHGIVESYERI from the exons ATGCACTCGCGACAGGTTCTTCTTCTAGTTTTAGCCTCGGCTGCAATCTGTGAAGTGCATACAAAAGATGTAAGGGAATGCGAGAAACAATCACATCAGAATTATGTGTGTCGGGAGATAGAGAGCTTTGAGCAACTTCATCAATATATTGACGAGGATTGGCAATCGGTAAAGATTGTTAACGAGCACACGACAATTGAAAATGATGATAAGCCGCTCTCCAAGCTGTCGAAACTGCGTAATCTGGATCTGTCGGAGTCGGGAGGTTTGACGTTAGGCGGGCGTGGTTTCCAAGATTTAATATCACTGCAACAGCTCAACTTATCACACTGTCAACTCGAAGAACTGCACGATAAGCAGTTTGCTGAGAATGCGTCCTTGGTCAACTTGGATGTCAGCCACAATGACTTGCAGGTCATTCAGCAAACGCTAATGAGGCAGCTGCCAAATCTTGTCTATGCCAACTTCTCGAATAATTTGATAGCCAACGTCGAGCTGGATGCTTTCAAGGAACTCAAGTATTTGCAGTTCCTGGAACTAACCACTAATGAACAGGAGAACATAACGATAGGCAGTAATGCCAATCTTCGTTACTTGTCCATTAGCAACAATAATGTAAGAGAT TTCAATTGGTGCCGCCTGCGGGGATTGCCACAGCTCCAGGAGCTGCATTTGCACAGCAATTGGCTGGAGGTGCTGGACATGGGCATCTTCTATGCACTTCCCCAGCTGCGAGTGCTCAACGTATCCAATAATAACATCTATGAAATTCAGCGCAATCTTTTCATTGGACCCGCTCCCGATGTGCTTCCATCGCTGCAGCTGCTCGACTACAGCTCGAATAATGTCAAGGTGCTCGAGGATTATGTGTTCAACAGGTTGCATCAACTGGAGACACTGAACCTCTGGGGTAATCAGCTGAACAAGATCTCTGCCCGCGCCTTTAGGGGCCTGACTCAACTGAGATCCCTGCAGCTGCAAAACAATCACATTCGCGATCTGCCCAATGAAGTCTTTGCCAATCTGACGGCTTTGCAGCTGCTCGATGTGAGCAAGAACAAGATTAGGCAACTGGGTGCGAATGTCTTTGGCTGCAGTGTGTTGAGGAAGCTCAGTTACTTGGATttcagcaacaataacattgAGCAACTGCATCCGTTGGCCTTCGCCTCGCTTCCCTTCCTGCAACAGCTGCGACTGAGACGCAACAAGTTGATTTCTCTAGACATTCGCATGTTTGCTCCACTGCGTCGCCTGCAGCTGTTGACGGTGAGCGAGAATCGACTGATGGATATCGACGAGGACGTGCTCGCCACTCTGGACAAGCTGACTGAGCTggaaatcaacaacaaccgGCTGACCTTCTTGGCTGCATTAAATTCGCCAACGTTCTTACCCCAATTGCGCCACATTCACATCGAGGGTAATCCCTGGCAGTGTCTGTGCCTGGACGAGCTTACGACCTGGTTGCATGGCCAACACGTAAGCTATGCCAGCTCCAGCAGCGCCTACTACATTGGCCGGAAACCACTCTGTGTCGTCACGCCCATGGAACAATGCATCAGGGATTTAGAGGCGGTGCGTGCGCACGGCATTGTCGAGAGCTATGAGAGGATTTAA
- the LOC117786987 gene encoding odorant receptor 67c, whose product MSQDLVETPSSFGDMMRAPVRLYKTIGEDIYAHRSTNPLNSLLLKIYLYAGFINFNLLVCGELIFFYKSMQDFETVRLAIAVAPCIGFSLVADCKQFTMALHKKTLTRLLDELEEMHPRTLEEQRAYKMENFDRTMKRVIGIFTFLCLAYTTTFTLYPAIKATIKFNFLGYETFDRNFGFLIWFPYDATGNNLVYWITYWDIAHGAYLAGIAFLCADLLLVVVITQLCMHFNYIATRLETHPCHSDRDLENVRFLSSMIKYHDKCLTLCEHVNNMYSFSLLLNFLMASMQICFIAFQVTESTIEVILIYCIFLMTSMVQVFLVCYYGDALIAASLRVGDAAYNQNWFQCSKTYCILLKMMIMRSQKPAMIRPPTFPPISLVTYMKVISMSYQFFALLRTTYYRN is encoded by the exons ATGAGCCAGGATTTGGTGGAGACTCCTAGCTCCTTTGGAGACATGATGCGGGCACCTGTGCGGCTCTACAAGACCATTGGCGAGGACATCTATGCCCATCGGTCGACGAATCCTTTGAACTCGTTGCTGCTGAAGATCTACTTGTATGCGGGGTTCATCAACTTCAATTTATTGGTCTGTGGCGAGTTGATTTTCTTCTACAAATCCATGCAGGACTTCGAAACAGTGCGTCTggcaattgcagttgctccTTGCATTGGATTCTCTCTCGTTGCGGACTGTAAGCAGTTCACCATGGCGCTGCATAAGAAGACATTGACACGCCTGCTGGACGAACTGGAGGAGATGCATCCAAGGACATTGGAGGAGCAGCGTGCGTACAAAATGGAGAATTTCGATAGAACCATGAAACGTGTCATTGGCATCTTTACCTTCCTCTGTCTGGCATACACGACCACCTTCACTCTGTATCCGGCTATCAAGGCGACGATCAAGTTCAATTTTCTGGGCTATGAGACATTTGATCGGAACTTTGGTTTTCTCATCTGGTTTCCATACGATGCGACCGGCAATAATTTGGTCTATTGGATTACATATTGGGATATAGCCCATGGCGCCTACTTGGCCGGCATTGCCTTTCTCTGTGCCGACTTACTGCTCGTCGTGGTCATCACTCAGCTCTGCATGCACTTTAATTACATTGCCACACGCCTGGAGACGCATCCCTGTCACTCGGATCGGGATCTGGAAAACGTGCGTTTTCTATCATCCATGATTAAATACCATGACAAGTGTCTGAC ACTCTGCGAACACGTTAACAATATGTATAGTTTCTCCTTGCTACTCAACTTTCTGATGGCCtcaatgcaaatttgtttcattGCCTTTCAAGTGACCGAGTCGACAATTGAAGTTATTCTGATCTATTGCATCTTTCTAATGACCTCGATGGTTCAAGTATTTCTAGTGTGTTACTACGGCGATGCTCTGATAGCTGCG aGTCTGCGAGTGGGTGATGCTGCTTACAATCAGAACTGGTTTCAGTGCAGCAAAACTTATTGCATATTGCtgaagatgatgataatgCGTAGCCAGAAACCGGCTATGATTAGACCTCCAACATTTCCTCCTATTTCACTAGTTACCTATATGAAG gTAATCAGCATGTCGTATCAGTTCTTTGCACTACTGAGAACAACCTACTACagaaattaa
- the LOC117786747 gene encoding phospholipid scramblase 2 isoform X1, whose amino-acid sequence MNMNNVNKGGYVPPGYYPPNAPPAEGGPYAPPNAPYPIPPHGGPSPQPQPVNYGFTPAQTHGGYAPVPQMPYADVYNGGGGGGGGGVPFGAGGGAPVVQPYGYPPGPPAPNGPPGHYGQAPIITQPGMPPAHPHPGMAPGGPAGDWMSIPTGIPNCPRGLEYLTSIDQLLVKQKVELLEAFTGFETNNKYSIKNALGQKVYYAVEDNDCCTRNMCGPSRPFDMKVYDNYQQEVIHMYRPLACSACCFPCCLQTMEVTAPPGNRIGSIEQEWSICSPSFRILNHIGDTVLRIEGPFCTFSLCGDVEFNVVSLTGEKVGKISKQWSGLAREIFTDADFFGITFPLDLDVRMKAVLLGATFLIDMMFFEKSGNRETDRPGMF is encoded by the exons ATGAACATGAACAATGTCAATAAAGGTGGATACGTGCCTCCAGGCTATTATCCGCCGAATGCTCCGCCAGCCGAGGGTGGACCTTACGCCCCACCGAATGCGCCCTATCCCATCCCACCGCACGGAGGACCCtcaccccaaccccaaccaGTCAACTAT GGTTTTACGCCTGCACAGACACACGGAGGTTACGCACCAGTTCCACAAATGCCCTACGCAGATGTTTATaacggaggaggaggaggaggaggaggcggagtGCCTTTTGGCGCTGGCGGTGGTGCTCCTGTAGTGCAGCCATACGGGTATCCACCAGGACCGCCTGCACCAAATGGCCCACCCGGACACTACGGACAGGCGCCTATTATAACCCAGCCAGGCATGCCGCCGGCTCATCCTCATCCCGGCATGGCGCCAGGCGGACCAGCAG GCGACTGGATGAGTATACCTACAGGAATTCCGAACTGTCCGCGCGGCTTGGAGTACCTTACGAGTATCGACCAGCTTTTAGTTAAGCAAAAGGTAGAGCTTCTCGAGGCATTCACCGGCTTCGAGACCAACAATAAGTATTCAATCAAAAACGCACTTGGCCAGAAGGTCTATTATGCGGTGGAGGACAACGATTGTTGCACACGCAACATGTGCGGTCCTTCCCGACCCTTCGATATGAAAGTATACGATAATTACCAGCAAGAGGTCATTCACATGTACCGTCCCTTGGCATGCTCAGCCTGTTGCTTCCCCTGCTGCCTGCAGACCATGGAAGTAACAGCACCGCCTGGCAACCGCATTGGATCCATCGAACAGGAGTGGTCCATCTGCTCGCCCTCGTTTCGCATTCTCAATCACATTGGCGACACGGTGCTGCGCATCGAAGGTCCCTTCTGCACCTTCTCTCTCTGCGGTGATGTCGAGTTTAAT GTTGTCTCACTCACCGGCGAAAAGGTGGGCAAGATCTCCAAGCAGTGGTCCGGCTTGGCGCGTGAAATTTTCACGGATGCAGACTTCTTTGGCATTACTTTTCCACTCGATTTGGATGTTCGCATGAAAGCTGTGCTTCTCGGCGCCACGTTCCTCATT gATATGATGTTCTTTGAGAAGTCTGGAAATCGGGAGACCGATCGCCCTGGCATGTTCTAG
- the LOC117786748 gene encoding uncharacterized protein LOC117786748 — protein sequence MECRASGLPVNTSSRTSSEEELLLDEQSQLSLDEVYDQLEQMKQRAKSLRQLLIRERPKTAEYVKCLEVIEKKGSRNAEVRAVQLQTADLVNQVATLARRLKHERLQGNNLECYLQQNRMKTDKLYSRMEKLQKWPEKLENQTAMCLDRYQELSISCIDLTEFSSFIRRIYESFTHTARNKTPLGCYQVVHHNVAKRLENMWQMMHAAFKYLLRNSNELTLALNKHRHLEHFSLAARSMPQSTVSQYESDEDSTESSSLLLPL from the coding sequence ATGGAGTGTCGTGCATCTGGATTGCCTGTCAACACTTCGAGTAGAACCAGCTCAGAGGAGGAGTTACTTTTAGATGAGCAATCCCAGCTGAGCTTGGATGAGGTCTATGATCAATTGGAGCAGATGAAGCAGCGTGCCAAGAGTCTGCGACAACTCTTGATCAGAGAGCGACCCAAAACCGCAGAGTATGTCAAATGCCTGGAGGTAATCGAGAAAAAGGGTTCTCGGAATGCAGAAGTGAGAGCGGTACAACTGCAGACAGCGGATTTGGTGAATCAGGTGGCAACCCTGGCACGTCGACTCAAGCACGAAAGGCTGCAGGGAAATAACCTCGAGTGCTACTTGCAACAGAATCGCATGAAGACAGACAAGCTTTATTCCCGCATGGAGAAGTTGCAGAAGTGGCCGGAGAAGCTGGAGAATCAGACTGCAATGTGCCTGGATCGCTATCAGGAACTCAGCATCAGCTGCATCGACTTGACCGAGTTTAGTTCCTTTATAAGACGCATCTATGAATCATTTACCCATACGGCTAGAAATAAGACTCCACTTGGCTGTTACCAGGTGGTTCATCACAATGTGGCCAAGCGACTGGAGAACATGTGGCAAATGATGCATGCCGCATTCAAATACCTGCTTAGGAACAGCAACGAGCTAACTTTGGCATTGAATAAACACAGACATCTTGAGCACTTTTCACTTGCAGCCAGATCTATGCCCCAATCCACAGTGAGTCAATATGAATCGGATGAGGACAGCACGGAAAGCAGCTCCCTCCTGCTCCCTCTCTAG
- the LOC117786747 gene encoding phospholipid scramblase 1 isoform X2 → MRIEGDWMSIPTGIPNCPRGLEYLTSIDQLLVKQKVELLEAFTGFETNNKYSIKNALGQKVYYAVEDNDCCTRNMCGPSRPFDMKVYDNYQQEVIHMYRPLACSACCFPCCLQTMEVTAPPGNRIGSIEQEWSICSPSFRILNHIGDTVLRIEGPFCTFSLCGDVEFNVVSLTGEKVGKISKQWSGLAREIFTDADFFGITFPLDLDVRMKAVLLGATFLIDMMFFEKSGNRETDRPGMF, encoded by the exons ATGAGGATCGAAG GCGACTGGATGAGTATACCTACAGGAATTCCGAACTGTCCGCGCGGCTTGGAGTACCTTACGAGTATCGACCAGCTTTTAGTTAAGCAAAAGGTAGAGCTTCTCGAGGCATTCACCGGCTTCGAGACCAACAATAAGTATTCAATCAAAAACGCACTTGGCCAGAAGGTCTATTATGCGGTGGAGGACAACGATTGTTGCACACGCAACATGTGCGGTCCTTCCCGACCCTTCGATATGAAAGTATACGATAATTACCAGCAAGAGGTCATTCACATGTACCGTCCCTTGGCATGCTCAGCCTGTTGCTTCCCCTGCTGCCTGCAGACCATGGAAGTAACAGCACCGCCTGGCAACCGCATTGGATCCATCGAACAGGAGTGGTCCATCTGCTCGCCCTCGTTTCGCATTCTCAATCACATTGGCGACACGGTGCTGCGCATCGAAGGTCCCTTCTGCACCTTCTCTCTCTGCGGTGATGTCGAGTTTAAT GTTGTCTCACTCACCGGCGAAAAGGTGGGCAAGATCTCCAAGCAGTGGTCCGGCTTGGCGCGTGAAATTTTCACGGATGCAGACTTCTTTGGCATTACTTTTCCACTCGATTTGGATGTTCGCATGAAAGCTGTGCTTCTCGGCGCCACGTTCCTCATT gATATGATGTTCTTTGAGAAGTCTGGAAATCGGGAGACCGATCGCCCTGGCATGTTCTAG